Proteins encoded by one window of Branchiostoma floridae strain S238N-H82 chromosome 6, Bfl_VNyyK, whole genome shotgun sequence:
- the LOC118418354 gene encoding uncharacterized protein LOC118418354: MPFQLQDRANVTQVKLEDIAPKRRCMTHPPNKEADEPKRIPRQDPFVLQLKQKRVKKCQGCKGDFGEPVPPADLVIQHRNNFPYYNKKEGKRMDKWTNGYFHANVACIKPRFSDFDPREVVMPPATLKDLTEAHVDYCRQHGLVLALGFL, from the exons CCAATGTCACTCAGGTCAAGCTGGAGGACATCGCACCCAAAAGACGTTGCATGACACATCCACCCAATAAAG AGGCTGATGAACCAAAGAGGATCCCACGGCAAGACCCATTCGTGCTCCAGCTCAAGCAAAAACGTGTAAAGAAATGCCAGGGATGCAAAGGAGATTTTGGGGAACCCGTTCCACCAGCAGATCTTGTGATTCAACATCGCAACAACTTCCCATACTACAATAAGAAGGAGGGGAAACGTATGGATAAGTGGACGAACGGCTACTTCCATGCCAATGTGGCTTGCATCAAGCCACGGTTCTCGGACTTTGATCCCAGGGAGGTAGTTATGCCACCAGCAACATTGAAGGACCTGACAGAGGCCCATGTTGATTACTGCAGACAACATGGCCTAGTTTTGGCCTTGGGGTTCCTTTAA